In Aggregatibacter sp. 2125159857, one DNA window encodes the following:
- the lptD gene encoding LPS assembly protein LptD codes for MNKNTYTLISLSILTALYSAESTADLAKQCLYGVPHFTGEVVSGNPNDLPVYIEADQAEITQPRSGIYKGRVDVKQGNRHLQSAEVEVQQQGSGDNVQRYAFARGGFDYRDNQINLLGDDAKIHLNTKDTDVRNAHYQLVDRQGRGSAESVELRDDYRVMKNAIFTSCLQDDHSWSIYADEMRQHVKEEYAEMWHARFKVQGVPVFYTPYLQLPIGDRRRSGLLIPTLGHGSRDGYFYAQPVYWNIAPNLDATLTPKYMSHRGWQLNSEFRYLTTLGEGQVAGEYLGDDRLKDYDSENRKRHLFYWKHNAAFARDWRLDLNYTKVSDKRYFNDFDSAYGSSTDGYADQTGRIAYYQPNYNIAMFVKQFQIFDEVVIGPYRALPQIDFNYYQNGLFGNKVDFKLFSQAVRFDNDSAQMPTAWRFHGEPSVNTTLSNRYGSMNLEAKLYATQYQQKKGRSDKAEDIESSVNRILPQLKIDLQSVLASNQTFISGYTQTLEPRAQYLFRPYKDQSNIGSKLNSQYLGFGYDSSLLQQDYFSLFNSRRYSGLDRIASANQVTLGGTSRFFDENKEERFNIAVGQTYYLEPSRIDENRDNRTEGSSSSWAIEANWKINDLMRWRGGYQYDPQLGQVSLANTGIEYNPTKNNVVQLNYRYASKEYINQNLTAEANRYNQDIKQLGVQVGWELSDHWAIAGRYYQDLALKNPVEQYLGVQYNTCCWSVGVGARRYVTSRQNQKNDDIFYDHGVGVTFELRGFSHDHKTGIENMMKKGKLPYLQAFSLY; via the coding sequence ATGAATAAAAATACCTACACGTTAATTTCGTTGTCAATTTTGACCGCACTTTATAGCGCCGAAAGCACGGCTGATTTAGCGAAGCAGTGCTTATACGGTGTGCCGCATTTTACCGGTGAAGTGGTGAGCGGAAATCCGAACGATTTGCCGGTGTATATTGAGGCGGATCAGGCGGAGATAACGCAGCCTCGCAGTGGGATTTATAAAGGCCGTGTGGATGTTAAACAAGGCAATCGTCATTTACAATCGGCGGAAGTTGAGGTGCAACAACAGGGAAGCGGTGATAATGTGCAGCGTTACGCGTTTGCCCGTGGCGGATTTGATTATCGAGACAACCAAATCAATTTGCTGGGCGATGATGCCAAAATTCATTTAAATACCAAAGATACGGATGTTCGCAATGCACATTATCAATTAGTGGATCGCCAAGGCCGTGGGTCGGCAGAAAGCGTGGAATTGCGCGATGACTATCGTGTGATGAAAAATGCGATATTCACCTCTTGTTTGCAAGATGATCATTCTTGGTCGATTTATGCCGATGAAATGCGTCAACACGTTAAAGAAGAGTATGCAGAAATGTGGCATGCCCGTTTTAAAGTACAGGGCGTGCCGGTGTTCTACACGCCGTATTTGCAGTTGCCGATAGGCGACCGCCGTCGTTCCGGGTTATTGATTCCAACCTTGGGACATGGCAGTCGGGATGGCTATTTTTATGCTCAGCCGGTGTATTGGAATATTGCCCCGAATTTAGATGCCACGTTAACGCCGAAATATATGTCTCATCGTGGTTGGCAGTTGAACAGTGAATTCCGCTATTTAACGACGTTGGGCGAGGGACAAGTTGCCGGTGAATATTTGGGCGATGATCGATTAAAAGATTATGACAGCGAAAATCGTAAGCGTCATTTATTCTATTGGAAGCATAATGCGGCTTTTGCACGAGATTGGCGTTTGGATTTGAATTACACCAAGGTGAGTGATAAGCGTTATTTTAACGACTTTGACTCTGCTTATGGCAGCAGCACTGATGGGTATGCGGATCAAACCGGGCGAATTGCGTATTATCAACCCAATTACAATATTGCGATGTTCGTTAAGCAATTCCAAATTTTTGATGAAGTGGTTATTGGCCCTTATCGCGCTTTGCCTCAAATCGACTTTAATTATTATCAAAATGGATTATTCGGTAATAAAGTGGATTTTAAACTTTTTTCTCAAGCAGTCCGTTTTGACAATGATAGTGCGCAAATGCCGACGGCGTGGCGTTTCCATGGTGAACCGAGTGTCAATACCACCTTGTCAAATCGCTATGGCAGTATGAATTTGGAAGCGAAGCTTTATGCCACCCAGTATCAGCAAAAGAAAGGGCGGTCAGATAAGGCAGAGGACATTGAATCGAGCGTCAATCGTATCTTGCCACAATTAAAAATTGACTTGCAGAGTGTTTTAGCCTCTAACCAAACCTTTATTTCGGGCTATACACAAACCCTTGAGCCGCGTGCGCAGTATTTGTTCCGCCCTTATAAAGATCAAAGCAATATCGGTTCTAAACTGAATTCACAGTATTTAGGATTCGGTTACGATTCTTCGCTATTACAACAAGATTATTTTTCGCTGTTTAATTCACGTCGTTATAGCGGCTTGGATAGAATTGCGTCAGCCAATCAAGTGACGCTAGGGGGAACCAGTCGATTCTTTGATGAAAATAAAGAGGAGCGGTTTAATATCGCCGTTGGGCAAACTTATTACCTTGAACCGTCACGAATTGATGAGAACCGTGATAACCGAACCGAAGGATCGTCTTCTTCATGGGCGATTGAAGCGAACTGGAAAATCAATGATCTGATGCGTTGGCGGGGAGGTTATCAATACGATCCTCAGCTGGGGCAGGTTTCTCTGGCGAACACCGGAATAGAATATAACCCGACAAAAAATAACGTGGTGCAGTTAAATTATCGCTATGCCAGTAAAGAATATATTAACCAAAATTTAACGGCAGAAGCGAATCGCTATAATCAAGATATTAAGCAACTTGGCGTTCAAGTCGGTTGGGAATTAAGTGATCATTGGGCGATTGCAGGCCGTTATTATCAAGATTTAGCCCTTAAAAACCCGGTGGAGCAATACCTCGGCGTGCAGTATAACACCTGTTGTTGGAGTGTTGGTGTCGGCGCAAGACGTTATGTTACCAGTCGTCAGAATCAAAAAAATGATGACATTTTCTATGATCACGGAGTTGGCGTCACCTTTGAACTACGTGGGTTTAGCCATGATCATAAAACCGGTATAGAGAATATGATGAAAAAAGGCAAATTGCCTTATTTGCAGGCGTTTAGCCTTTACTAA
- the tehA gene encoding dicarboxylate transporter/tellurite-resistance protein TehA translates to MEQQKPFPIPVNYFSIVLGLAALGLAWRYGAHTVALPAWVGETLLGLATIIWLIFITAYGVKWWRFPHQAKEELHHVIQCCFISLIPITTMLIGLAALPYEIALSVGLITLGIIGQLAFAAYRAAGLWRGIHKAEAATPIMYLPTVATNFVSGTALGYLGYNEVGMLFFGAGVFSWLSLEPAILQRLRNLEPLAPAVRPVIGIQLAPAFVGCSTYLALNGGEIDLLVKLLIGYGVLQLLFLIRLLPWIFQNGFTVSFWAFSFGLASMANVGLHLYQGTADMLLSVLGLSLFWFASIMIGLLILGTLYLMMRRRFFAA, encoded by the coding sequence ATGGAACAGCAAAAACCTTTTCCTATTCCGGTCAATTATTTCAGTATCGTTTTAGGTTTAGCCGCATTAGGCTTAGCTTGGCGTTATGGTGCTCACACTGTGGCACTGCCGGCATGGGTCGGTGAAACCTTGCTTGGTTTAGCCACGATAATTTGGTTGATTTTTATCACCGCGTATGGCGTGAAATGGTGGCGTTTTCCACATCAGGCTAAAGAAGAATTACATCACGTCATTCAGTGTTGTTTTATCAGCTTGATTCCGATTACCACCATGTTAATTGGTTTAGCGGCGTTGCCGTATGAAATCGCTTTGTCTGTTGGGTTAATTACATTGGGCATCATCGGGCAGTTAGCTTTTGCTGCTTACCGTGCAGCAGGATTGTGGCGCGGCATTCATAAAGCGGAAGCCGCCACACCGATTATGTACTTACCAACGGTGGCAACCAATTTTGTCAGTGGCACAGCATTAGGCTATTTAGGTTACAACGAAGTTGGTATGCTCTTTTTCGGTGCCGGTGTATTTTCATGGCTCAGTCTAGAACCGGCAATTTTGCAACGATTACGCAATTTAGAGCCGCTCGCACCTGCCGTTCGTCCGGTTATTGGCATTCAGCTTGCGCCGGCATTCGTGGGTTGTTCTACTTATTTGGCGTTAAATGGTGGCGAAATCGATTTATTGGTGAAGCTACTTATCGGTTACGGTGTGTTGCAATTATTGTTCTTAATTCGTTTACTGCCTTGGATTTTCCAAAATGGTTTCACCGTTTCATTTTGGGCATTCTCGTTTGGACTGGCATCCATGGCAAACGTGGGATTGCATTTATACCAAGGTACGGCAGATATGCTGCTTAGCGTGCTCGGTTTATCCCTGTTCTGGTTTGCCTCCATCATGATTGGATTGTTGATACTAGGCACGCTTTACCTCATGATGCGCAGACGTTTCTTTGCCGCTTAA
- the narQ gene encoding nitrate/nitrite two-component system sensor histidine kinase NarQ, giving the protein MVKIKHSVSTRIANYLIVIIIFVGVIASLSFTLMAGNRSYAEAINVSGSLRMQSYRLLYDMEHQPELVEKGLQQYRESLYSQSLQNIHHQFFVSEDVKSSYDNLIMRWEKMESFARQKNFIEYQRDIADYVAQVDQFVSALQYSAEQRWILAVWVIALSLLLIFVMVSYVNWYTRKAVVRPLEQLTQASIQVQMGQFKHIPLDVDKEDEIGNLARTFTKMSSELGKLYSSLEATVNEKTQKLQQTNRSLTTLYHCSQLVTTNNIDGKILQTVMQNIMSSEHLRYLELKVLDAEHWNICLGTKQPLIECQQTDVSMEGETLAILHWQAGLPCPDLRTMNNLAQMLSRSLYFHKTQRQQEQLLLMEERSIIARELHDSLAQVLAFLQIQLTLLKHNLHKDEPDSKKKSLSIIQQFEQALSDGYSQLRELLATFRLTIQEANLKLALEQVIDSLRNQTDMQMSVDCTLPSQSFNAPQLVNALQIVREAVLNAIKHSQGTLIEVIAHTNEDGEYELIVRDNGVGIPSLEEPDGHYGLNIMQERSTQLNAKLTISRRASGGTEVKVTLAHALS; this is encoded by the coding sequence ATGGTTAAAATTAAACACTCCGTTTCTACCCGCATAGCCAACTATCTCATTGTGATTATTATCTTTGTTGGTGTTATTGCCTCTTTAAGCTTCACGTTAATGGCGGGCAATAGATCGTATGCCGAAGCCATTAATGTCTCCGGCTCATTGCGTATGCAAAGTTATCGCCTATTGTACGACATGGAACATCAACCGGAATTAGTGGAAAAAGGCTTGCAGCAATACCGTGAAAGTCTGTATTCACAATCGCTACAGAATATCCACCACCAGTTTTTTGTGTCTGAAGACGTGAAATCCTCTTACGACAATCTCATTATGCGTTGGGAGAAAATGGAGTCATTCGCGCGACAAAAGAATTTCATTGAATATCAACGTGATATTGCCGACTATGTGGCGCAAGTGGATCAATTTGTCTCTGCATTGCAATATTCCGCCGAACAGCGTTGGATTTTGGCAGTATGGGTAATTGCTTTGTCATTATTGTTGATTTTTGTGATGGTTTCGTATGTGAATTGGTACACCCGTAAGGCAGTTGTGCGCCCATTGGAACAGCTGACACAAGCCAGTATCCAAGTGCAAATGGGGCAATTTAAACATATTCCATTAGATGTAGATAAAGAAGATGAAATCGGCAATTTAGCGCGCACATTCACCAAGATGTCCTCTGAATTGGGTAAGTTATATTCCAGTCTTGAAGCAACGGTAAATGAAAAAACACAAAAGTTGCAACAAACCAACCGCTCTTTAACTACGCTATACCACTGTTCACAACTGGTTACCACCAACAATATTGACGGCAAGATTTTGCAAACGGTGATGCAAAATATTATGAGCAGCGAACACTTGCGTTATTTAGAACTAAAAGTGTTGGATGCGGAACATTGGAATATTTGCTTGGGAACCAAACAACCGTTAATCGAATGTCAGCAAACAGATGTGAGTATGGAAGGGGAAACTTTGGCAATTCTGCATTGGCAAGCGGGGTTGCCTTGTCCGGATTTGCGCACCATGAATAACTTGGCGCAAATGCTTAGCCGTTCGCTCTACTTCCACAAAACCCAACGTCAGCAAGAGCAACTATTGTTGATGGAAGAGCGTTCTATTATCGCCCGTGAGCTACATGACTCTTTGGCGCAGGTGTTGGCTTTTTTACAAATTCAATTAACCCTGTTAAAACACAATTTGCACAAAGACGAACCGGATTCCAAAAAGAAAAGCTTGTCGATTATTCAGCAATTTGAACAAGCCCTGAGCGATGGTTACAGTCAATTACGCGAACTGTTGGCAACCTTCCGTTTAACCATTCAGGAAGCAAATTTAAAACTGGCATTGGAGCAAGTCATTGATTCTTTACGCAATCAAACCGACATGCAAATGAGCGTGGATTGTACGTTACCATCGCAAAGTTTTAATGCGCCGCAGTTAGTGAATGCCTTGCAAATTGTGCGTGAAGCGGTATTAAATGCCATTAAACATTCACAAGGCACGTTAATTGAAGTGATTGCGCACACAAACGAAGATGGCGAATACGAACTCATTGTACGCGACAACGGTGTGGGCATTCCTAGTTTGGAAGAACCTGACGGGCATTACGGCTTAAACATCATGCAAGAACGCAGCACACAACTCAATGCCAAATTAACAATTTCTCGTCGAGCAAGTGGCGGCACGGAAGTGAAAGTCACACTGGCTCACGCCTTATCTTAA
- the murB gene encoding UDP-N-acetylmuramate dehydrogenase has translation MQNLQPFHTFSLPAKAKKIIEIHSIPALQQAWQDCLAEQLPVLFLGQGSNVLFVEDFDGAVLLNRLLGIEHREDADFHYLHVNGGEVWHDLVRWSIEQGYYGLENLALIPGCAGSAPIQNIGAYGVEFKDVCDYVEVMNLHSGELFRLTNAECEFGYRESIFKHQYAQGYVITAVGLKLAKAWKPVLKYGNLANLDKSAVTSADVFAEICAVRQSKLPDPNVFGNAGSFFKNPVVSAQQFERLQQNYATIPHFPQADGSIKLATGWLIDQCGLKGFQIGGAAVHQQQALVLINQGNATASDVVELAHHIYQLVALRFDIHLQPEVRFIGKQGEIDSQQAIR, from the coding sequence ATGCAAAATTTACAACCTTTTCATACCTTTTCTCTTCCTGCAAAAGCTAAAAAAATCATCGAGATTCACTCGATTCCGGCATTGCAACAGGCTTGGCAAGACTGCTTGGCAGAACAGTTGCCGGTGCTTTTTTTAGGACAAGGCAGCAATGTGCTTTTTGTAGAGGATTTTGATGGCGCTGTCTTGCTAAATCGCCTACTTGGCATTGAACATCGGGAAGATGCGGATTTTCATTATTTACATGTTAATGGTGGCGAAGTCTGGCATGACTTGGTGAGATGGAGCATCGAGCAGGGGTATTATGGCTTGGAAAATCTGGCGCTCATTCCCGGCTGTGCAGGATCGGCGCCGATTCAAAATATCGGCGCTTATGGCGTGGAATTTAAAGATGTATGTGATTATGTGGAGGTGATGAATCTTCACTCCGGCGAATTGTTCCGCCTCACCAATGCCGAATGCGAATTCGGTTATCGGGAAAGCATCTTTAAGCATCAATATGCGCAAGGTTATGTGATAACTGCCGTTGGCTTAAAATTGGCGAAGGCGTGGAAACCGGTGTTGAAATACGGCAATTTAGCTAATCTGGATAAAAGTGCGGTCACTTCTGCGGATGTTTTTGCCGAAATTTGTGCCGTGCGTCAAAGTAAATTGCCGGATCCGAACGTGTTTGGCAACGCAGGCAGTTTCTTCAAGAACCCCGTGGTTTCAGCTCAACAATTTGAGCGATTACAACAAAACTATGCGACGATCCCACATTTTCCTCAAGCGGACGGCAGCATAAAATTAGCCACAGGTTGGCTTATCGATCAATGCGGCTTGAAAGGCTTCCAAATCGGCGGCGCCGCAGTGCATCAGCAACAAGCGTTAGTATTGATTAATCAAGGCAATGCTACGGCATCTGATGTCGTGGAACTTGCCCATCATATTTATCAGCTTGTGGCGCTACGTTTTGATATTCACTTGCAACCGGAAGTCCGCTTTATCGGCAAGCAGGGCGAAATCGATAGTCAACAAGCCATTCGTTAG
- the ilvA gene encoding threonine ammonia-lyase, biosynthetic — MKNLLTTPHPTQNDYINAIVKLGSRVYEAAQVTPLQKMNKLSERLHNAIWIKREDRQPVNSFKLRGAYAMISSLSAEQKAAGVIAASAGNHAQGVALSAKQLGLKALIVMPQNTPSIKVDAVRGFGGEVLLHGANFDEAKAKAIALSKEKNMTFIPPFDHPLVIAGQGTLAMEMLQQVSDLDYVFVQVGGGGLAAGVAILLKQFMPEIKVIGVESKDSACLKAALDNGKPTDLAHVGLFADGVAVKRIGDETFRLCQQYLDDMVLVDSDEVCAAMKDLFENVRAVSEPSGALGLAGLKKYVKQHNIQGKNMAAILSGANLNFHTLRYVSERCEIGENREALLAVTMPEQPGSFLKFVHTLGARAVTEFSYRYANDQKACIFAGVRTANEAEKTEIIAELTQNGFDVEDMSDDDIAKTHVRYLMGGRVADHSERLYTFKFPEQKGALLKFLETLGGRWNISLFHYRAHGADYGNILAGFQLEQRDTGEFEHALKTLGYVYQDVTDSKSYRYFLR; from the coding sequence ATGAAAAACTTATTAACCACCCCTCATCCCACCCAAAACGATTACATTAACGCCATCGTCAAATTGGGCTCACGTGTTTACGAAGCGGCACAGGTAACACCATTACAAAAAATGAATAAGTTATCTGAGCGCCTGCATAATGCGATTTGGATCAAACGTGAAGATCGCCAGCCGGTTAACAGCTTCAAGCTGCGTGGTGCGTATGCCATGATTTCCAGTCTATCGGCAGAACAAAAAGCCGCAGGTGTGATTGCCGCCTCTGCCGGCAACCATGCACAAGGCGTGGCGTTATCAGCAAAACAGCTTGGCTTAAAAGCCCTTATCGTGATGCCACAAAACACCCCAAGTATTAAAGTGGATGCGGTGCGTGGTTTCGGCGGCGAAGTGTTATTACACGGTGCCAATTTCGATGAAGCCAAGGCTAAGGCTATTGCGCTTTCCAAAGAAAAAAACATGACGTTTATTCCGCCTTTCGACCATCCGTTAGTCATTGCCGGGCAAGGCACCTTAGCAATGGAAATGTTGCAGCAAGTGTCCGATTTGGATTATGTTTTCGTCCAAGTTGGGGGCGGTGGTTTAGCCGCCGGTGTGGCAATTTTACTCAAACAATTTATGCCGGAAATTAAGGTTATCGGTGTGGAATCCAAAGATTCTGCCTGCTTAAAAGCCGCCTTAGATAACGGCAAACCGACGGATTTAGCACACGTTGGCTTATTCGCCGACGGCGTAGCGGTAAAACGTATCGGTGATGAAACCTTCCGCCTATGCCAACAATACCTCGACGACATGGTACTGGTGGACAGCGACGAAGTCTGTGCCGCGATGAAAGATTTATTTGAAAACGTGCGCGCCGTCTCTGAACCCTCAGGCGCCTTAGGCTTAGCCGGTCTGAAAAAATACGTCAAACAGCACAATATTCAGGGCAAAAATATGGCGGCGATTTTATCCGGCGCCAACTTGAATTTCCATACGCTCCGATATGTATCCGAACGTTGCGAAATCGGTGAAAATCGCGAAGCTTTACTTGCCGTGACGATGCCGGAACAGCCGGGCAGCTTCTTAAAATTCGTCCATACGCTTGGTGCGCGTGCAGTGACCGAATTTAGCTACCGCTACGCAAATGACCAAAAAGCCTGTATTTTCGCCGGGGTTCGCACCGCGAATGAGGCCGAAAAAACAGAAATTATCGCAGAGTTAACACAAAACGGCTTCGATGTAGAAGATATGTCCGATGATGACATCGCCAAAACCCATGTGCGTTATTTAATGGGCGGACGGGTTGCCGATCACAGCGAACGCCTTTATACCTTCAAATTCCCTGAGCAAAAAGGCGCATTATTAAAATTCCTTGAAACGCTGGGTGGTCGCTGGAACATTTCTCTTTTTCACTACCGCGCTCACGGTGCCGACTACGGCAATATCCTCGCCGGATTCCAATTGGAACAACGCGATACCGGCGAATTTGAACACGCTTTGAAAACCTTAGGTTATGTCTATCAAGATGTTACCGACAGTAAATCCTACCGCTATTTCTTGCGTTAA
- a CDS encoding DNA-3-methyladenine glycosylase I codes for MARCAWAEGSPLYRDYHDHEWGKPQFDSQKLFEKLCLEGQQAGLSWITVLQKRENYRQAFYHFDPQKIAQMTDEDINQCMQNAGLIRHRAKLEAIVKNAKAYLAMEKCGENFSRFIWSFVDGQPQVNDVPDLAMVPAQTAVSVALSKALKRRGFVFVGPTTCYAFMQSMGLVNDHWNQCCCK; via the coding sequence ATGGCACGTTGTGCGTGGGCGGAGGGTTCGCCATTGTATCGGGATTATCATGATCACGAGTGGGGGAAGCCGCAATTTGATAGTCAGAAATTATTTGAGAAACTCTGTTTAGAAGGACAGCAGGCGGGGTTGTCGTGGATTACGGTGTTACAAAAGCGGGAAAATTATCGGCAGGCGTTTTACCATTTTGATCCGCAAAAAATTGCGCAGATGACAGATGAAGACATAAATCAGTGTATGCAAAATGCCGGTTTGATTCGTCATCGGGCAAAATTGGAGGCGATTGTGAAAAATGCCAAGGCGTATTTGGCGATGGAAAAGTGCGGTGAAAATTTTAGTCGTTTTATTTGGTCTTTTGTGGATGGCCAACCGCAGGTGAATGATGTGCCCGATTTAGCCATGGTGCCTGCCCAGACGGCTGTTTCCGTGGCGTTATCCAAGGCGTTAAAAAGGCGCGGTTTTGTGTTTGTCGGCCCGACCACGTGTTATGCTTTTATGCAATCGATGGGCTTGGTGAATGATCATTGGAATCAGTGTTGTTGCAAATAG
- the tusA gene encoding sulfurtransferase TusA: MKNITITQTLDTIGLRCPEPVMLIRKHIRHLENGDVLLMLADDPATTRDIPSFCQFMEHTLLHSETEQLPYRYWVKKGK, translated from the coding sequence ACCCAAACACTGGATACTATCGGGCTGCGATGCCCTGAGCCGGTCATGTTAATCCGCAAGCATATTCGCCATTTAGAAAACGGTGATGTGCTTTTAATGTTAGCCGATGATCCGGCCACAACGCGAGACATCCCCAGTTTTTGCCAATTTATGGAGCACACCCTGTTGCATAGCGAAACCGAACAACTTCCCTATCGCTACTGGGTAAAAAAAGGAAAATGA
- a CDS encoding methionine/alanine import family NSS transporter small subunit, producing the protein MTTNAIIMMAIALIIIWGGLLLSVIRLPKE; encoded by the coding sequence ATGACAACTAATGCAATTATCATGATGGCGATCGCGCTCATCATCATCTGGGGCGGGTTGCTACTTTCCGTTATACGTTTACCAAAAGAGTAA
- a CDS encoding DUF2322 family protein encodes MDFKTILETLPSIDHLSGLTILDNGTVIHHIPAVAGKLGSLRVYNALAQKFNGKLDRTSAQKGLQLFAEHTQDARENVGKHPNIDLLLRVIEQDLCYQIEAN; translated from the coding sequence ATGGATTTTAAAACAATATTAGAGACACTACCCTCTATTGATCATCTTTCCGGATTAACTATCTTGGATAACGGCACGGTGATTCATCACATTCCTGCCGTAGCCGGCAAATTAGGTTCACTGCGCGTGTACAATGCCTTAGCGCAAAAATTTAACGGAAAATTAGACCGCACTTCAGCACAAAAAGGCTTACAACTTTTCGCCGAACATACGCAAGATGCGCGCGAAAATGTCGGGAAACATCCCAATATTGATTTGTTGTTGCGCGTAATTGAACAAGACTTGTGTTATCAAATTGAGGCAAATTAA
- a CDS encoding sodium-dependent transporter — translation MTQTTHKRETFSGRRAFIFAAIGSAVGLGNIWRFPYVTYENGGGAFIIPYIVALLTAGIPLLFLDYALGHKFRASPPLAYRKLKTMFETFGWWQVMINVIIGLYYAVILGWAASYTYYSFSSAWGSNPVDFFLHEHIKMASEVALSFDFVGTVVGPLLAVWIITLLILSFGVQKGVARSSVIFMPILVIMFIALVVYSLFLPGAAKGLDALFSPNWDKLTDPSVWIAAYGQIFFSLSICFGIMLTYASYLKKESDLTGAGLVVGFANSSFEVLAGIGVFSALGFIAMANGQEVSDVAKGGIGLAFFAFPTIINQAPLGQLLGVLFFGSLVFAGLTSFISVLEVIIAAVQDKLRLRRVHATFLVGLPMMLASTLLFGTAAGLPMLDTMDNFVNMFGIVAVAFFSLLSIIVTGRLKELGEHLNETSSFNVGAIWKACIVVTTGVLAFMLYKEASKVLANGYEGYPQWFVNTFGWGMAAGLVIISFLLSRLPWKHLTQKQGENHDN, via the coding sequence ATGACACAAACCACACATAAACGAGAAACGTTCTCTGGGCGGAGAGCCTTTATTTTTGCGGCGATCGGCTCCGCGGTCGGGTTGGGGAATATTTGGCGTTTCCCTTATGTTACTTACGAAAATGGCGGGGGAGCCTTTATTATTCCCTATATTGTTGCCCTATTAACTGCAGGTATTCCATTACTTTTCTTGGATTATGCGTTAGGTCATAAATTCCGCGCATCCCCGCCGTTGGCTTATCGTAAACTCAAAACTATGTTTGAAACCTTTGGTTGGTGGCAAGTGATGATCAATGTCATTATCGGTCTTTACTATGCGGTTATTCTCGGTTGGGCGGCAAGTTATACTTATTATTCTTTCAGCTCTGCATGGGGGAGTAACCCGGTCGATTTCTTCTTACATGAACACATCAAAATGGCTAGTGAGGTTGCTTTAAGTTTTGATTTTGTTGGTACAGTTGTCGGCCCATTGCTTGCTGTCTGGATCATCACGTTATTAATTCTCTCTTTTGGCGTACAAAAAGGTGTTGCACGTTCTTCCGTCATCTTTATGCCGATTTTGGTGATTATGTTTATTGCTTTGGTGGTTTATTCTTTATTTCTACCGGGTGCAGCAAAAGGTCTTGATGCGTTATTCTCACCAAACTGGGACAAATTAACCGATCCAAGTGTTTGGATTGCCGCCTATGGACAAATCTTTTTCTCGCTTTCCATTTGCTTCGGTATCATGCTGACGTATGCCTCTTACTTGAAAAAAGAATCGGATTTAACCGGCGCAGGTTTAGTGGTTGGCTTTGCTAATAGTAGCTTTGAAGTATTGGCAGGTATCGGCGTATTCTCGGCGTTAGGTTTCATTGCTATGGCAAACGGACAAGAAGTCAGCGACGTGGCTAAGGGCGGAATTGGTTTGGCATTCTTTGCGTTCCCAACGATTATTAATCAAGCACCGCTAGGACAGTTACTTGGCGTATTATTTTTTGGTTCCTTAGTGTTTGCCGGTTTAACTTCTTTTATTTCCGTATTAGAAGTTATTATTGCGGCGGTACAAGATAAATTACGCTTACGCCGCGTGCACGCCACATTTTTAGTTGGTTTACCAATGATGCTTGCATCCACCTTATTGTTTGGTACGGCAGCCGGCTTACCGATGCTTGATACTATGGACAACTTCGTCAACATGTTTGGTATCGTTGCTGTGGCGTTCTTCTCTTTGCTTTCCATTATCGTGACCGGCCGATTAAAAGAACTTGGTGAACACCTGAACGAAACCAGCTCTTTCAACGTTGGTGCAATCTGGAAAGCTTGTATTGTCGTTACTACCGGCGTTTTAGCCTTCATGCTTTACAAAGAAGCCTCTAAAGTATTGGCAAACGGCTACGAAGGTTACCCACAATGGTTTGTCAACACCTTCGGCTGGGGCATGGCTGCCGGCTTAGTCATTATCAGTTTTTTACTTTCCCGTTTGCCGTGGAAGCACTTGACACAAAAACAAGGAGAAAATCATGACAACTAA